A genomic segment from Stegostoma tigrinum isolate sSteTig4 chromosome 1, sSteTig4.hap1, whole genome shotgun sequence encodes:
- the LOC125449765 gene encoding short coiled-coil protein B isoform X2: MDSGSTISDSKLDSDLFMMNADMEVIDPENQVELEEKTRLINQVLELQHTLEELSARVDAVKEENLKLKSENQVLGQYIENLMSASSVFQTTDTKSKRK; the protein is encoded by the exons A tggATTCTGGATctactatctctgactcaaaACTTGACAGTGATCTGTTCATGATGAATGCAGATATGGAAG TTATTGACCCTGAGAACCAAGTAGAATTAGAAGAGAAGACGCGACTGATTAACCAAGTGCTGGAACTCCAGCACACTTTAGAAG AGCTGTCAGCACGTGTAGATGCTGTGAAAGAAGAGAATCTTAAACTAAAGTCTGAAAATCAAGTCCTTGGGCAATATATAGAAAATCTCATGTCAGCTTCTAGTGTTTTCCAGACAACAGACACAAAAAGCAAACGAAAGTAA
- the LOC125449765 gene encoding short coiled-coil protein isoform X3, translating to MMNADMEVIDPENQVELEEKTRLINQVLELQHTLEELSARVDAVKEENLKLKSENQVLGQYIENLMSASSVFQTTDTKSKRK from the exons ATGATGAATGCAGATATGGAAG TTATTGACCCTGAGAACCAAGTAGAATTAGAAGAGAAGACGCGACTGATTAACCAAGTGCTGGAACTCCAGCACACTTTAGAAG AGCTGTCAGCACGTGTAGATGCTGTGAAAGAAGAGAATCTTAAACTAAAGTCTGAAAATCAAGTCCTTGGGCAATATATAGAAAATCTCATGTCAGCTTCTAGTGTTTTCCAGACAACAGACACAAAAAGCAAACGAAAGTAA